A section of the Roseivirga sp. BDSF3-8 genome encodes:
- a CDS encoding aminotransferase class IV — protein sequence MKILFDGSVYEEENRLVGIDDRGLQYGDGLFETMYWNGEAVRNLDLHLKRLKKGTEILGLEVNEVLEPGAQEKKITSLIEENKLSGKLRIKWMIWRRPGGLYLPQTESFHELIKVMPYSPGPAMVRSADFADSIHLSYSQISPLKTISALPYVMAARECRERGLDDLILLSDRGKVAECLYANLFWGSGKELYTPSLQTGCIEGVRRKELMNILPDLGYSIEEAESHPEKLLMASYAFRTNANAIVPIHRIADRIYASVPQDILFVDRD from the coding sequence ATGAAAATACTTTTTGACGGCAGTGTTTATGAAGAGGAGAATCGACTAGTAGGGATAGATGACCGGGGGTTGCAATATGGAGATGGACTATTTGAAACGATGTATTGGAACGGTGAGGCCGTAAGAAACCTTGACCTACACCTCAAAAGACTGAAAAAGGGGACTGAAATACTAGGCCTGGAAGTAAATGAAGTATTAGAACCAGGAGCGCAGGAGAAAAAGATAACATCGCTGATCGAAGAAAATAAGCTGAGCGGTAAACTGCGTATCAAATGGATGATATGGCGCAGGCCGGGAGGGCTTTATCTGCCGCAAACCGAAAGCTTTCATGAGCTGATAAAAGTGATGCCCTATTCGCCGGGGCCGGCCATGGTCAGATCGGCTGATTTTGCTGATAGCATTCACCTGAGTTATAGCCAGATCAGTCCACTAAAGACCATAAGTGCCCTACCCTACGTGATGGCCGCCAGGGAATGCCGTGAAAGGGGCCTGGATGACCTGATATTATTATCTGATAGGGGAAAGGTGGCAGAATGCCTGTATGCTAACTTATTCTGGGGGTCAGGAAAAGAGCTTTATACCCCCTCCCTGCAAACAGGGTGTATTGAGGGAGTACGAAGAAAAGAACTGATGAATATTCTGCCTGACCTCGGATACTCCATAGAGGAAGCGGAAAGCCACCCGGAGAAGCTCCTGATGGCCTCGTATGCTTTCAGAACCAATGCGAATGCTATTGTGCCAATACATCGTATAGCAGATCGTATTTACGCCTCTGTACCGCAGGATATATTGTTTGTTGATAGGGACTAA
- a CDS encoding thymidylate synthase, with protein MRQYLDLMQHILDYGTRKEDRTGTGTISVFGRQIRFDLQEGFPLVTTKKVHLRSIIHELLWFIKGDTNIKYLNDNKVSIWDEWADESGDLGPVYGYQWRSWPDGKGGTIDQLANLIRQIKQNPDSRRHIISAWNVADVDHMALPPCHTLFQFYVADGKLSCQLYQRSADVFLGVPFNIASYALLTLMVAQVCDLQPGEFIHTFGDAHLYTNHLEQARLQLSRDPRPMPVMEINPEVKDIFDFTYEDFTLKDYNPHPHIRAAVAV; from the coding sequence ATGCGTCAGTACCTGGATTTGATGCAGCATATCCTAGACTACGGCACCCGCAAAGAAGACCGTACGGGCACCGGTACCATAAGTGTATTCGGCCGCCAGATCCGTTTTGATCTGCAGGAGGGCTTTCCCCTGGTGACCACCAAAAAGGTCCACCTCCGGTCCATCATTCATGAACTCCTATGGTTCATTAAAGGAGATACAAACATCAAATACCTGAATGATAATAAGGTGTCTATCTGGGATGAATGGGCTGACGAAAGCGGTGATTTAGGTCCTGTATATGGCTACCAGTGGAGAAGCTGGCCGGATGGTAAGGGCGGTACTATCGATCAGTTAGCTAACCTCATCCGTCAGATAAAGCAAAACCCCGACAGCCGCAGGCACATTATCAGTGCATGGAATGTGGCAGATGTTGACCACATGGCGCTGCCTCCCTGCCATACCCTCTTCCAGTTCTATGTTGCCGATGGTAAGCTCAGCTGTCAGCTATACCAGCGAAGCGCCGACGTATTCCTTGGCGTACCCTTCAACATTGCAAGTTACGCCCTGCTTACCCTGATGGTTGCCCAGGTTTGTGATCTGCAGCCGGGAGAGTTTATCCATACCTTTGGCGATGCCCACCTGTATACCAATCACCTGGAGCAGGCAAGACTACAACTCTCCCGTGATCCGCGGCCCATGCCTGTTATGGAAATCAACCCGGAGGTAAAAGATATTTTCGATTTTACGTACGAGGATTTTACCCTCAAAGATTATAACCCGCACCCCCACATACGTGCCGCAGTGGCTGTTTAG